A single region of the Desertifilum tharense IPPAS B-1220 genome encodes:
- a CDS encoding TfuA-like protein has translation MNDPHQIAVFLGPSLPKENASIILEANYYPPVQRGDIYQLISTGIKTIILIDGVIPPHRPVWHREILDAMHEGIEVWGASGIGAIRALELQEYGMKGCGTIFEWYRQGIIQDDDEVLVNYTLNSHNFHCLSEALVNIRMTLSNATKDHLIPLEKSEQLIQYAKQVYCLERSYKSLLQSSILSLEETCTLNDYLTCHQIDLKQVDALQVLSKKAEFLRSENLSQEPTRPKPVISLQKHKTLMTGVSFNNQIISGYKAWQIISQNPESLNKMYVQLTQHCFIREWARQKQVELPQTEKERLRTEWEEEHSSNELKSNGLTQARYQELLSERLLVNWIIQKSPDYFRIQWNFDLAVQIESQIQNRIIEFAEKETLWRKLSQYEFIADWARLNGIEAPNCFVNSDLQSICNQSNREDIKNKVGKRVLVDWIVSKGASYFHVDWDFSLALFHELQITGQLAKILKGDN, from the coding sequence ATGAACGATCCTCATCAAATTGCAGTTTTCTTAGGACCTTCACTCCCCAAAGAAAATGCATCCATCATTTTAGAAGCAAACTATTATCCTCCAGTTCAAAGAGGAGATATTTATCAGCTCATTTCGACAGGCATCAAAACGATTATTTTAATTGATGGAGTTATCCCACCCCATCGACCTGTTTGGCATCGAGAAATTCTTGACGCTATGCATGAAGGAATTGAAGTTTGGGGGGCTTCTGGAATTGGAGCCATTCGAGCTTTAGAACTTCAAGAATATGGAATGAAAGGCTGCGGCACTATTTTTGAATGGTACCGTCAAGGAATTATACAAGATGACGATGAAGTCCTTGTTAATTATACCTTAAATTCTCATAATTTTCACTGCCTTTCTGAAGCTTTAGTGAATATCCGCATGACTTTATCTAATGCGACTAAAGACCATTTAATTCCTTTAGAAAAATCCGAACAGTTAATTCAGTATGCTAAACAAGTTTATTGCTTAGAGCGTTCTTATAAAAGTCTTTTACAAAGCTCCATTTTATCTCTAGAAGAAACTTGTACATTAAATGATTACTTAACTTGTCATCAAATCGATCTCAAGCAAGTTGATGCTCTTCAAGTTTTATCAAAAAAGGCTGAATTTCTTAGATCGGAAAACCTCAGTCAAGAACCGACTCGACCCAAGCCGGTTATCAGTCTTCAGAAACATAAAACTCTGATGACAGGAGTCTCTTTTAACAATCAAATCATATCGGGTTATAAGGCTTGGCAAATTATTAGTCAAAATCCTGAATCCTTAAATAAGATGTATGTTCAGCTAACCCAACACTGTTTTATTCGAGAATGGGCTAGACAGAAGCAAGTTGAACTTCCTCAGACAGAGAAAGAAAGACTTAGAACAGAATGGGAAGAAGAACATTCTAGCAATGAATTAAAATCTAATGGGTTAACCCAAGCTAGATATCAAGAGTTATTGTCTGAAAGACTTTTAGTGAACTGGATTATTCAAAAAAGCCCAGATTATTTTAGGATTCAATGGAATTTTGACTTAGCTGTGCAAATCGAGAGTCAGATTCAAAATAGAATTATTGAATTTGCTGAAAAAGAAACTTTATGGAGAAAGCTATCTCAATATGAATTTATTGCAGATTGGGCAAGATTGAATGGAATAGAAGCCCCCAATTGCTTTGTGAATTCTGATTTACAGTCTATCTGCAATCAATCAAATAGAGAAGATATTAAAAACAAGGTTGGCAAACGAGTATTAGTGGATTGGATCGTTAGCAAAGGCGCTAGTTATTTTCATGTTGACTGGGATTTTTCCCTTGCGCTCTTTCATGAATTGCAAATAACAGGACAACTGGCTAAAATCTTGAAAGGAGATAATTAG
- a CDS encoding iron uptake porin — protein sequence MTAQNFVQQSWIGAILSLSVSALPLSAIAATPQDANPRSPIIPGDRLAQVTSVSQLSDVQPTDWAFQALQSLVERYGCIAGYPDGTYRGNRAMTRYEFAAGLNACLDRVNELIVAATTNVITQEDLLVLQRLQAEFASELAILRGRVDALEARTAELEANQFSTTTKLRGEAIFAVTDVLAGDGVRVRFPASPFNPLTGEPQTSREFITPSQNTVLVNRVRLDFLTSFTGRDELKLRLTSGNSGHPGRRAPDNIGGFEFGPNPVVGYVSIGNQAGVGRSVEGQQTFQDLGRVSPNNQVGLTNLQYSFPIGSRFRTVVMAIGGEHFDYVPTTFSSWDDDNGGTGSLSVFAQRNPIYSVMGPGSGVGFTYDLTRRLSFSAGYLASEAFNPAQGNGLFDGRYSALAQLTFQPTDNLSLGLIYNRAYLPGGNLFNNDIGTILGNNPTFPPTAYTTNSYGFSGLWRVTPRFAVNGWVTYTDVEGASGTIAPGSPFEVRYNSSSASVLTYGIALAFPDLGRRGNLGGLVFGASPYVTRSRIPAPFSDPQSVPDNRSGFGTTDLLRRIPDRATPFHIEAFYVYRLNDNLFLTPGAIWLTAPNQTNRNPDVVLGTLRATFLF from the coding sequence TTGACGGCTCAAAACTTCGTTCAGCAATCTTGGATTGGGGCAATACTCAGTCTTTCTGTATCGGCATTACCCTTAAGCGCGATCGCAGCGACTCCCCAGGATGCCAATCCGCGATCGCCAATCATTCCGGGCGATCGCCTTGCTCAAGTGACTTCAGTCTCTCAGCTTTCAGACGTTCAACCCACCGATTGGGCATTTCAAGCATTGCAATCTTTAGTAGAACGCTATGGTTGTATTGCCGGATATCCTGATGGCACCTATCGCGGCAATCGGGCGATGACGCGCTACGAGTTTGCGGCAGGACTAAATGCTTGCTTAGATCGAGTCAACGAACTGATTGTAGCCGCAACAACGAATGTAATTACCCAAGAGGATCTGCTGGTGTTGCAGCGCCTCCAAGCCGAATTTGCCTCCGAACTGGCAATCCTGCGCGGTCGAGTGGATGCACTAGAAGCACGCACCGCAGAACTGGAAGCCAATCAATTTTCTACGACGACCAAACTTCGAGGCGAAGCCATTTTTGCAGTGACGGATGTATTGGCCGGCGATGGTGTCAGAGTCCGTTTCCCCGCGAGTCCCTTTAATCCGCTGACTGGGGAACCGCAGACTTCTAGAGAATTTATCACCCCATCGCAAAATACGGTTTTGGTGAACCGCGTTCGCCTTGATTTTCTGACGAGCTTTACAGGAAGAGATGAACTCAAACTCAGGTTAACCAGCGGCAACTCAGGACACCCTGGTAGAAGAGCGCCGGATAATATTGGGGGGTTTGAGTTTGGCCCTAACCCGGTTGTGGGTTATGTTTCCATTGGCAATCAAGCCGGAGTCGGTCGAAGCGTAGAAGGTCAGCAGACCTTTCAAGACCTCGGTCGAGTTTCCCCAAATAATCAAGTGGGTTTAACCAATCTTCAATACAGCTTTCCCATCGGTTCGCGATTTCGGACGGTTGTAATGGCAATCGGGGGCGAGCATTTCGACTATGTTCCCACCACCTTTAGCAGTTGGGATGATGATAATGGGGGGACAGGTTCGCTCTCGGTTTTTGCCCAGCGCAACCCCATTTATAGCGTCATGGGACCAGGTTCGGGAGTTGGTTTTACCTACGACTTAACCCGACGACTGAGTTTTAGCGCCGGATATCTGGCGAGTGAGGCGTTTAACCCGGCTCAAGGGAATGGTTTGTTTGATGGTCGGTATTCGGCTTTAGCCCAATTAACGTTTCAGCCGACGGATAATTTATCGTTGGGGTTGATTTACAATCGGGCTTATCTGCCAGGGGGTAATCTCTTCAATAACGATATTGGCACGATCCTTGGCAATAACCCCACGTTTCCCCCAACCGCTTATACCACCAATTCCTATGGATTTTCGGGATTGTGGCGAGTAACGCCTCGGTTTGCGGTCAATGGGTGGGTGACGTATACCGATGTGGAGGGAGCCTCTGGTACGATCGCACCCGGTTCGCCGTTTGAGGTTCGCTATAACAGCAGTAGCGCCAGCGTTTTGACCTATGGGATTGCTTTGGCTTTCCCAGATTTAGGCCGGCGGGGCAATTTAGGCGGGTTAGTGTTTGGGGCGTCGCCTTACGTAACGCGATCGCGGATTCCGGCTCCGTTTAGCGATCCGCAAAGCGTACCCGATAATCGAAGCGGGTTTGGGACAACGGATTTACTCAGGCGGATTCCCGATCGAGCAACGCCTTTTCACATTGAAGCGTTCTATGTCTATCGCCTCAACGATAATCTGTTTTTGACCCCCGGCGCGATCTGGCTGACGGCTCCCAATCAAACCAATCGGAATCCTGATGTGGTTCTGGGAACTTTGAGAGCAACGTTTTTGTTTTAA
- a CDS encoding type 2 lanthipeptide synthetase LanM family protein: MDLSVFQGFKGERALTLSERSLALSQEKGSSALPMNAEFSDRRRQRWQTEFRGNTAFFQQHLAQIGITESQFRYLLGEFPENLRKRHPELLAWETQIQTAFAQFPPQSQESGFFSAIAPLIEQGKTRLSQQLSALAAQHSTALPFEIESLERLLLPALSERLQEIFNPTFVLELNVARLQDRLSGDTPSDRFQSFVQHLQDPEFCLSLLQEYPVLVRQCAIAIDCWVEGSQELLQRLCTDWDLICAQLSPQTEPGILVHIHPGAGDRHHRGRSVTLLQFSSGFRLVYKPKPLAVDLHFQELLAWINQNSNFLPFSCWQGIDRGEYGWMEFIAPQTCQTPAEIERFYQRLGGYLALLYLLAGTDFHAENLIAVGEQPILIDLESLFQPYPDASEDLNTVLPARRQIAQSVLRIGLLPRRLLLNRQHEAVDASGMGGDSQQLAADRIPHLAAIGTDTMRVVRQPGRLRETHNQPSLNDRPIQILDYREAIACGFSALYRFILKSRDRLEPLLESFASDPIRIFLRETRTYSLLLRESFHPDVLRDALERDRLFNKLWVDVKNHPYLAQLIPAEREALWLGDIPKFTTRPNSRHLALNNAESLTHFFSQTGLELVQHRLQCFSEDDLQQQLQFIDSALTTLAMVAEVKTAPAYAIPKFSTVSDEASAIASYLQAACEIGDRLEGLAARDRQLAGWVAPVLTDARHWAVSPLGWDLFEGLPGIALFLAYLGEITQEQRYTTLAQAAIASLLYQIRSEDYLIASIGAFSGWGGLIYSLTHLGILWQQPHLLEQALAWVELLPERIAQDRQFDIMGGAAGCIGALVALGECVGASNVRAAAIQCGDRLLQNAQTMPQGMGWITLPQCPPLSGFSHGAAGIAWALLKLAHLSGEARFQEAAGAAIAYERSLFSIRAQNWLDLRHRGDSGTDRYANRAFGMGWSHGAPGIGLGRLHSLKLMDDPDLRVELDLALETTTRHGFGYNHSLGNGDLGNLEFLDSAQQQLSLPQGRSQVHQMAMGILASIQQQGWVCDLPLGVESLGLMTGLAGIGYGFLRLAKPDRVPSLLVLAPPPLR; this comes from the coding sequence ATGGATTTGTCAGTCTTTCAGGGATTTAAGGGAGAACGGGCCCTCACCTTAAGCGAGCGCAGCCTAGCCTTAAGCCAGGAAAAAGGTTCATCTGCGTTGCCGATGAATGCAGAATTCAGCGATCGCCGCAGGCAGCGCTGGCAAACTGAATTTCGAGGGAATACGGCATTTTTTCAGCAACACCTCGCTCAAATTGGGATTACCGAGTCACAGTTTCGCTATCTTCTAGGAGAATTTCCCGAAAACCTGAGAAAAAGGCATCCCGAACTGCTAGCGTGGGAAACCCAAATTCAGACTGCGTTTGCCCAGTTTCCTCCCCAGTCTCAGGAAAGCGGATTCTTCAGCGCGATCGCTCCCCTAATTGAGCAAGGCAAAACCCGCTTGTCTCAGCAACTTTCCGCCCTCGCCGCCCAACACTCAACCGCTTTACCCTTTGAAATCGAGAGCTTAGAAAGACTGCTACTACCCGCCTTATCCGAGCGATTGCAGGAGATTTTCAACCCAACTTTCGTTTTAGAACTCAACGTTGCACGCTTGCAGGACCGTTTATCTGGCGACACGCCCAGCGATCGCTTTCAGAGCTTTGTGCAGCACCTACAAGATCCAGAATTCTGTCTATCCTTGCTCCAAGAGTATCCCGTATTGGTGCGGCAATGCGCGATCGCGATCGATTGCTGGGTAGAAGGGAGCCAAGAACTTCTCCAGCGGCTTTGTACAGACTGGGACTTGATTTGCGCTCAATTGTCTCCCCAAACCGAACCCGGCATCTTAGTCCACATTCATCCCGGCGCGGGCGATCGCCATCATCGAGGGCGTAGCGTCACCCTCCTGCAATTTAGCAGTGGGTTTCGCCTCGTTTACAAACCCAAACCCCTTGCTGTCGATCTCCATTTTCAAGAACTTCTGGCTTGGATTAACCAAAACAGTAACTTTTTACCCTTCTCGTGCTGGCAAGGCATCGATCGAGGAGAGTATGGCTGGATGGAATTTATCGCCCCTCAAACCTGCCAAACACCAGCCGAAATCGAACGATTTTACCAGCGCTTGGGGGGATATCTCGCCCTGCTGTACCTGCTAGCAGGCACCGATTTTCATGCCGAAAACTTAATTGCAGTTGGCGAACAGCCCATCTTAATAGACCTAGAATCTCTATTTCAACCCTACCCCGATGCTTCAGAAGATCTCAATACCGTACTTCCAGCCCGCCGACAGATTGCTCAATCTGTCTTACGTATCGGACTGCTGCCGCGCCGCCTGTTACTGAATCGCCAGCATGAGGCAGTCGATGCCAGCGGGATGGGTGGAGACTCGCAGCAGTTGGCAGCCGATCGCATTCCCCATTTAGCCGCCATTGGTACGGATACCATGCGAGTGGTGCGCCAACCCGGACGGCTGCGAGAGACGCACAATCAGCCTTCTTTAAACGATCGCCCCATTCAAATTCTGGACTATCGAGAGGCGATCGCTTGCGGGTTTAGCGCCCTGTATCGGTTCATCCTGAAGTCCCGCGATCGCTTAGAACCCTTACTTGAGAGCTTTGCTAGCGATCCAATCCGCATTTTTCTCCGAGAAACCCGCACCTATTCGCTATTACTGCGCGAGAGCTTCCATCCTGATGTATTGCGCGATGCCCTAGAACGCGATCGCCTGTTTAATAAGCTTTGGGTAGACGTAAAAAATCATCCCTACCTAGCCCAACTCATTCCCGCAGAACGGGAAGCCCTGTGGCTTGGGGATATCCCTAAATTTACAACGCGTCCCAATTCTCGCCATTTAGCACTAAACAACGCTGAATCTTTAACCCACTTCTTCTCTCAAACGGGCTTAGAACTGGTTCAACATCGGCTTCAATGCTTCAGTGAGGATGATTTACAGCAGCAACTTCAGTTCATTGATAGCGCTTTAACCACCCTGGCTATGGTTGCTGAGGTGAAAACCGCGCCCGCTTACGCGATCCCCAAATTCTCGACTGTTTCCGATGAAGCCAGCGCCATTGCGAGCTATTTACAGGCAGCTTGCGAGATTGGCGATCGCCTAGAAGGATTAGCGGCGCGAGATCGACAGTTAGCGGGTTGGGTAGCCCCTGTCTTGACGGATGCTCGCCACTGGGCAGTCAGTCCGTTAGGGTGGGATTTATTTGAGGGACTGCCAGGAATCGCTTTATTTTTAGCGTATTTGGGAGAAATTACGCAAGAACAACGTTACACCACTCTCGCTCAGGCAGCGATCGCCTCGCTGCTCTATCAAATCCGATCTGAAGACTATTTAATTGCCTCTATTGGGGCTTTTAGTGGCTGGGGAGGGTTAATTTATAGCCTGACCCATCTCGGCATCCTCTGGCAACAACCGCATTTACTCGAACAAGCCCTCGCGTGGGTGGAACTGTTACCTGAGCGAATTGCTCAAGATCGGCAATTTGATATCATGGGCGGTGCGGCAGGCTGCATTGGTGCCTTAGTCGCCTTGGGCGAGTGCGTTGGCGCTTCCAACGTTCGCGCCGCCGCAATTCAATGTGGCGATCGCCTTTTGCAGAATGCCCAAACGATGCCCCAAGGCATGGGTTGGATAACATTACCTCAATGCCCGCCCTTGAGTGGATTTTCCCACGGTGCGGCAGGGATTGCCTGGGCTTTGTTGAAGTTAGCCCACCTCAGCGGAGAAGCACGCTTTCAGGAAGCGGCGGGAGCTGCGATCGCCTACGAACGAAGCTTATTTTCAATCAGAGCGCAAAACTGGCTCGATCTCAGACACAGAGGCGATTCTGGGACGGATCGCTACGCGAATCGCGCCTTTGGTATGGGGTGGAGTCATGGCGCGCCGGGAATTGGTCTGGGACGCTTGCATTCTTTAAAATTGATGGACGATCCGGACTTGCGAGTTGAACTCGATCTTGCTCTGGAAACCACAACTCGGCACGGCTTTGGCTATAACCATTCCCTGGGAAATGGGGATTTAGGGAATC
- a CDS encoding VOC family protein, producing the protein MEYPNLPLELDHVLIWVQPSAPEIAKLEAMGLQPTSRTASHQGQGTASRFFFFANAYLELIWLADEAVAQQNTERTAIDWRSRAAWQQTGASPFGVGFRCDRDSVELRHFPHPYWAEWMSPQTSIYFANSATQALEPLWFVVPEYMAFATQFQQYPDDLQTLAESHPLGVRKVTDVKITGIHQSHLAFLSHQTIVTATTGSFPLLEITFDCASQGKILDARPQLPLIVHC; encoded by the coding sequence ATGGAGTATCCCAACTTGCCCTTAGAACTTGACCATGTTTTGATTTGGGTGCAACCTTCAGCCCCAGAGATTGCCAAGCTAGAAGCAATGGGGCTTCAGCCCACCTCGCGCACTGCAAGCCATCAGGGGCAAGGAACGGCTTCTCGCTTCTTTTTCTTTGCCAATGCTTATTTAGAACTAATTTGGCTAGCGGATGAGGCAGTTGCTCAACAGAATACAGAACGTACAGCGATTGATTGGCGATCGCGAGCAGCTTGGCAACAAACGGGGGCTTCTCCGTTTGGAGTGGGTTTCAGGTGCGATCGCGACTCCGTTGAGTTAAGGCATTTTCCCCATCCATACTGGGCGGAGTGGATGTCACCTCAAACTTCAATTTATTTTGCCAACTCAGCAACCCAGGCTTTAGAACCGCTCTGGTTTGTGGTTCCTGAATATATGGCTTTTGCAACTCAATTCCAGCAATATCCAGACGATCTTCAAACCCTAGCCGAGTCTCACCCCCTAGGGGTAAGGAAAGTAACGGACGTGAAGATAACGGGAATTCATCAATCTCACCTCGCTTTTCTAAGCCACCAAACGATAGTGACAGCCACTACAGGCTCGTTTCCCTTGTTAGAAATTACCTTCGATTGTGCTAGTCAGGGCAAAATCTTAGATGCTCGCCCTCAATTACCGCTGATTGTCCACTGTTAG
- a CDS encoding YcaO-like family protein translates to MLKKAYFKGTHRLIDPAKTLSDISLILKEVGIARCANITGLDRIGIPVCVAIKPNGRMVQVHNGKGLNVVAAKVSALMEAIEIFHYENPLSSFEFGSWKALKDSGETVISPDRLPLYFAERFFSCDLKIDWVRGENLLTGECVWLPASAVYLCPRSLYHYSSNGLASGNHLLEATLHAIYELIERDAIANLSIQGRLTLQRCHIIALDTIADPNVRELIARIENANFKLVLIWVKSCIDIHTFWAVLLDRQPLTPTIMVNMGYGTHLDLSVAATRAITEAAQSRLTFIYGVSEELVEPLKSDRTQTYYKIYDYFDRLQATAPWQAFKTVQSDNLQEDYTEVLEKLALAGIQEIFRANLTQNALNIPVVKVFIPSLNYNPLLTS, encoded by the coding sequence TTGCTCAAAAAAGCTTATTTTAAGGGAACGCATCGCTTAATCGATCCGGCAAAAACATTGAGCGATATTAGTTTAATTCTCAAAGAAGTGGGTATTGCTCGATGTGCGAACATAACCGGATTAGATCGCATTGGCATTCCTGTCTGTGTAGCTATTAAACCGAATGGGAGAATGGTTCAGGTTCATAATGGCAAAGGGTTAAATGTAGTGGCTGCAAAAGTTTCGGCATTAATGGAAGCTATTGAAATTTTCCATTATGAAAACCCATTATCGTCTTTTGAATTTGGATCTTGGAAGGCTCTTAAAGATAGCGGTGAAACGGTTATTTCTCCCGATAGACTACCGCTGTATTTTGCAGAGCGATTTTTCAGTTGCGATCTCAAAATTGATTGGGTACGAGGCGAGAATTTATTAACAGGAGAGTGTGTTTGGCTGCCTGCAAGTGCAGTTTATCTCTGTCCGCGATCGCTCTATCATTATTCTTCTAATGGTTTGGCGAGTGGCAATCACCTGCTAGAAGCGACTCTTCACGCAATTTACGAACTCATTGAAAGAGATGCGATCGCCAATCTGAGCATTCAAGGGCGTCTCACTCTCCAAAGGTGTCACATTATCGCTCTTGATACGATTGCAGATCCTAACGTCAGAGAACTCATCGCCCGCATTGAGAATGCCAACTTCAAACTCGTCTTAATTTGGGTCAAGAGCTGTATTGACATTCATACGTTTTGGGCAGTTCTACTGGATCGACAGCCTTTAACCCCTACAATTATGGTGAATATGGGTTATGGCACCCACCTAGACCTTTCTGTAGCCGCGACGCGTGCCATTACCGAAGCTGCTCAATCGCGTCTAACCTTTATTTATGGAGTGAGTGAAGAATTAGTCGAGCCACTCAAGAGCGATCGCACTCAGACTTATTACAAAATTTACGACTACTTCGACCGTTTACAAGCCACAGCGCCCTGGCAAGCCTTCAAGACGGTTCAAAGCGATAACTTGCAAGAAGACTATACAGAAGTTCTAGAAAAACTCGCCTTGGCAGGCATTCAAGAGATTTTTCGGGCAAACTTAACGCAAAACGCTTTGAATATTCCAGTGGTTAAAGTTTTCATTCCCAGCCTGAACTATAATCCCTTGCTGACAAGCTAA